In Archangium violaceum, the following are encoded in one genomic region:
- a CDS encoding DNA methyltransferase codes for MARRSSTRKVESSQMHLLSDESGASTSVPSASTVGPHPEVEAFVQAHRTGSDAPYASSAFEKDIETHKHNKLYTMHTYWSKKDPSAIAEYIKHYTQEGDLVLDPMCGSGTTGCAAVVSGRNALLFDVSPAACFLAYHYTLLPPPGAAKQSLDLLLGEGRGDRADAEFQTRCHRCGGDALIEYVLWSDQYQCPQCAKIVPIYSCPEKPVPQADGALKKARVCPGCLADNGGKPNRDFAVSTRSKKFPAVPVGTKVSCLGGCRPKAALRTVLDDDPKALAAVREDVRVATAARDARKAHPAFKMAFPKGLRYQRDALWNFGIETVGDFFTARNRAALSSLLEAPREAHVDPRLFLTWIVHKCSMLMGCNADGVGRVNKGTYYIAPLRMEARPTKYLSQAKSQILGHFEHKAAMAPSSPGHALISNEPAAQGLRRVPSSSVDYVFTDPPYTFKMQYGELNLFWEAMLGVKADWLVDEIVENESRGKSFDAWLSAIRVVFSEIHRVLKPRRCVSVCYHDTDPSTWTALQDVLLDVGFVIESVTTLEPRSKSQNANTAEVVVKSDLVLNCRKAGAEGENQPQAASEASVSDRVREILLGELGTRGGQTRDRLWDVVARRLLSRGQMAEHRFDDLLSEIAVRSESGRWFLKEQFESLSENDIKNEEKAGEALVQFARLRMMGVRSSLAAEVVLRRPDLAGDDCDETQVQRWIQDTLIQDKKQAGKFELGGRLKGVEFYDCLFFYLTRWLKARAAGKTPRRNLVDFLDEYLVRFKDGDKWLHRTPDAAEAQSLRKARQTGLGRRIRQYTAFLQGEGELPKERLPDAKTLVAWLKHCASFGLVEEGVAIYEKGGLIDQLGQLSEDERYDAEDYYAQCRRRSGKVAEDAGEDDAAGDDEGTDE; via the coding sequence ATGGCAAGGCGCAGCAGCACTCGCAAGGTCGAGTCTTCTCAGATGCACCTGCTCTCGGACGAGAGCGGAGCATCGACGTCCGTCCCCTCGGCCTCGACCGTTGGCCCTCATCCCGAGGTGGAGGCCTTCGTCCAGGCCCACCGGACCGGGAGCGACGCTCCGTACGCGTCCTCCGCGTTCGAAAAGGACATCGAGACCCACAAGCACAACAAGCTGTACACGATGCACACCTACTGGTCGAAGAAGGACCCTTCGGCCATCGCCGAGTACATCAAGCACTACACGCAAGAAGGGGACCTCGTCCTGGACCCGATGTGCGGGTCGGGAACGACGGGATGTGCGGCGGTCGTCTCTGGACGCAATGCGCTCCTGTTCGACGTGTCTCCCGCGGCCTGCTTCCTGGCGTATCACTACACGCTCCTGCCGCCACCGGGTGCGGCGAAGCAGTCTCTGGACCTGCTGCTGGGTGAAGGACGCGGGGATCGTGCCGACGCCGAGTTCCAGACCCGATGCCATCGGTGCGGTGGTGACGCACTGATCGAATACGTGCTCTGGAGCGATCAGTACCAGTGCCCGCAGTGCGCGAAGATCGTCCCCATCTATTCGTGTCCCGAGAAGCCCGTCCCCCAGGCGGATGGCGCGCTGAAGAAGGCGCGTGTCTGCCCGGGGTGCCTCGCGGACAACGGTGGAAAGCCGAACCGCGACTTCGCGGTCTCCACCCGCTCCAAGAAGTTTCCCGCGGTTCCCGTGGGCACGAAGGTCTCGTGCCTCGGAGGGTGCAGGCCGAAGGCCGCGCTTCGCACGGTGCTCGATGACGACCCCAAGGCCCTGGCCGCGGTCCGCGAAGACGTGCGGGTCGCCACGGCGGCCCGGGACGCCAGGAAGGCACATCCCGCCTTCAAGATGGCCTTCCCCAAGGGTCTTCGGTACCAGCGGGACGCCCTGTGGAACTTCGGGATCGAGACCGTGGGGGACTTCTTCACGGCCAGGAATCGCGCCGCGCTCTCCTCGCTCCTCGAAGCGCCACGCGAAGCCCACGTGGATCCGCGTCTGTTCCTGACGTGGATCGTCCACAAGTGCTCCATGCTGATGGGGTGCAACGCCGATGGTGTCGGGCGGGTCAACAAGGGGACCTACTACATCGCTCCCCTCCGGATGGAGGCCCGTCCGACGAAGTACCTGTCACAAGCGAAGAGTCAGATATTGGGGCACTTCGAGCACAAGGCGGCGATGGCCCCGAGTTCCCCCGGCCACGCGCTCATCTCGAACGAGCCCGCCGCGCAAGGGCTCCGCCGCGTCCCTTCGTCCTCGGTGGACTACGTCTTCACGGACCCGCCCTATACCTTCAAGATGCAGTACGGGGAGTTGAACCTCTTCTGGGAGGCGATGCTCGGCGTCAAGGCGGACTGGCTCGTCGATGAGATCGTGGAGAACGAGAGCCGTGGCAAGTCATTCGATGCCTGGCTCTCCGCGATACGCGTCGTGTTCTCGGAGATCCATCGCGTGCTGAAGCCGCGCCGCTGTGTCTCCGTCTGCTATCACGACACCGATCCTTCCACGTGGACCGCCCTTCAGGATGTCCTGCTGGATGTCGGCTTCGTCATCGAGAGCGTCACGACACTGGAGCCTCGATCCAAGTCACAGAACGCGAATACCGCCGAGGTGGTCGTCAAGTCGGATCTGGTGCTCAACTGCCGCAAGGCTGGTGCGGAAGGGGAGAACCAGCCCCAGGCCGCCAGCGAGGCGTCGGTCTCTGATCGTGTCCGGGAGATATTGCTCGGCGAGCTCGGGACACGAGGAGGGCAGACGCGTGACCGACTCTGGGACGTCGTGGCCAGGCGCCTGCTGTCACGCGGGCAGATGGCCGAGCACCGCTTCGACGACCTTCTGTCCGAGATCGCCGTACGGTCCGAGTCGGGACGCTGGTTCCTGAAAGAGCAGTTCGAGAGCCTCTCCGAGAACGACATCAAGAACGAGGAGAAGGCCGGTGAAGCGCTCGTCCAGTTCGCGCGCCTCCGGATGATGGGGGTCCGCTCGAGCCTCGCGGCGGAGGTCGTGCTGCGAAGGCCAGACCTCGCGGGGGACGACTGCGATGAGACCCAGGTGCAGCGCTGGATTCAAGACACGCTCATCCAGGACAAGAAGCAGGCGGGGAAGTTCGAGCTCGGCGGCAGGCTCAAGGGCGTCGAGTTCTACGACTGCCTGTTCTTCTACCTGACCCGGTGGTTGAAGGCGCGAGCGGCGGGAAAGACGCCGCGCCGCAACCTGGTCGACTTCCTCGATGAGTACCTCGTGCGCTTCAAGGATGGCGACAAGTGGTTGCACCGGACTCCCGACGCCGCCGAGGCGCAGAGCTTGCGGAAGGCACGGCAGACGGGCCTGGGCCGCCGCATCCGGCAGTACACGGCCTTCCTCCAGGGGGAAGGGGAGCTGCCCAAGGAGCGCCTGCCGGACGCGAAGACGCTCGTGGCCTGGCTCAAGCACTGCGCCTCCTTCGGTCTGGTGGAGGAGGGCGTGGCGATCTACGAGAAGGGTGGCCTCATCGACCAGCTCGGTCAGCTCTCCGAGGACGAGCGGTATGATGCCGAGGACTACTACGCGCAGTGTCGCCGTCGCAGCGGCAAGGTCGCGGAGGACGCCGGAGAGGACGACGCGGCGGGCGACGACGAAGGGACCGACGAATGA
- the brxL gene encoding BREX system Lon protease-like protein BrxL, producing the protein MGRETKIPEVFGRLVVEKRRTRLADLKEFPRYVLEYLINQFCPGDDFEAELGRVRRKLAENYASPADAPRILHELKQKRSLDLIARVEVRLETSEDKYWAQLAALNERHVHVDEGLVNKYPRLMGGMWGIAELTYDEAQVWKGKITPLLLSDFTPFQHGRIDISEFLEKRSQFTRDEWLALLVNTIGLNPEVLSFRQQLLTILRLVPMAERMVHLIELGPRETGKSYGYKNLSYYSYMLSGGRATPAALFVHGGTGKPGLVAQFDTLVFDEIANTEFKDPTATVSIFKDYMEYGNFSLGRFQVKGEASIVFIGNLDVLGNQPHEKYDHLFEPLPEELVDTALFERIHGFLPGWEMPKLTDKSFAEGYGFTLDYFAELLHLLRGSLLPTDPSTRYVLRNAKGRDVEAIHKVVRGLMKLLHPDGRATDEELAEYVAFAVEARQRVKDQLSVLAPGEYPKYTMEFEIAGKRTLVEPPERARRRSLRIPSEPQVGVVVGLAVGGDGAGSLQVIEVVAQKGNGALHRLGSMGKSMKESVKAAYEYVSHRRKSLQIVSELKGGYDLSVLALQGAIAKEGPSAGLAFAVGIVSALTHRKVRNDVAMTGEITLHGNILGIGGVAPKIAAARDAGARVVILPKENEREVRELPADVCRGVQLVFVEKAEEALKEVLV; encoded by the coding sequence ATGGGGCGGGAGACGAAGATACCCGAGGTGTTCGGCCGGCTGGTCGTCGAGAAGCGACGGACGCGCCTCGCCGACCTGAAGGAGTTCCCCCGGTATGTTCTCGAGTACCTGATCAACCAGTTCTGCCCTGGGGATGACTTCGAGGCCGAGCTCGGTCGTGTTCGCCGCAAGCTCGCCGAGAACTACGCCTCACCGGCCGATGCTCCCCGGATCCTCCACGAGCTGAAGCAGAAGCGCAGCCTGGATCTGATCGCCCGGGTCGAGGTTCGACTGGAGACGAGCGAGGACAAGTACTGGGCGCAGCTCGCCGCGTTGAACGAGCGGCACGTCCATGTCGATGAGGGACTGGTCAACAAGTACCCGCGCCTCATGGGCGGAATGTGGGGAATCGCCGAGCTGACGTACGACGAGGCGCAGGTCTGGAAGGGCAAGATCACCCCCCTGCTGCTCTCCGACTTCACCCCGTTCCAGCACGGCCGGATCGACATCAGCGAGTTCCTCGAGAAGCGCTCCCAGTTCACGCGGGACGAGTGGCTCGCCCTGCTCGTGAACACCATTGGCCTCAACCCCGAGGTGCTGTCGTTCCGACAGCAGCTGCTCACCATCCTGCGCCTCGTGCCGATGGCGGAGCGGATGGTCCATCTGATCGAGCTGGGCCCGAGGGAGACCGGCAAGAGCTACGGGTACAAGAACCTCTCGTACTACTCGTACATGCTCTCCGGAGGACGAGCGACGCCAGCGGCGCTGTTCGTCCACGGCGGCACCGGCAAGCCGGGGCTCGTCGCTCAGTTCGACACGCTCGTCTTCGACGAAATCGCCAACACGGAGTTCAAGGATCCGACCGCCACCGTCTCCATCTTCAAGGACTACATGGAGTACGGCAACTTCAGCCTCGGCCGCTTCCAGGTGAAGGGCGAGGCGTCGATCGTCTTCATCGGCAACCTCGATGTTCTCGGCAACCAGCCCCACGAGAAGTACGACCATCTCTTCGAGCCCCTGCCGGAGGAGCTGGTCGACACGGCGCTGTTCGAGCGCATTCACGGGTTCCTGCCGGGCTGGGAGATGCCGAAGCTGACGGACAAGAGCTTCGCGGAGGGCTACGGGTTCACCCTGGACTACTTCGCCGAGCTCCTCCATCTGCTTCGTGGCTCGCTGCTCCCGACCGATCCCAGTACCCGCTATGTGCTTCGCAATGCGAAGGGACGGGACGTCGAGGCCATCCACAAGGTCGTGCGCGGACTCATGAAGCTGCTGCACCCGGACGGGCGCGCCACCGATGAGGAGCTGGCCGAGTACGTGGCCTTCGCCGTCGAGGCCCGTCAGCGCGTCAAGGACCAGCTCTCGGTGCTCGCTCCGGGCGAGTACCCCAAGTACACGATGGAGTTCGAGATCGCGGGAAAGCGCACGCTGGTGGAGCCGCCCGAGCGCGCCCGGCGCAGGTCGCTCCGCATTCCCAGCGAGCCGCAGGTCGGAGTCGTCGTGGGGCTGGCCGTGGGGGGAGACGGTGCCGGCAGCCTGCAGGTGATCGAGGTCGTCGCGCAGAAGGGAAATGGTGCGCTTCACCGCCTCGGGTCGATGGGCAAGTCCATGAAGGAGTCCGTGAAGGCCGCGTACGAGTACGTGTCCCACCGGCGCAAGTCCCTTCAGATCGTGAGCGAGCTCAAGGGGGGCTACGACCTCTCGGTGCTCGCGCTCCAGGGAGCGATCGCCAAGGAGGGTCCCTCCGCTGGCCTCGCGTTCGCCGTGGGAATCGTGTCCGCACTGACCCATCGCAAGGTGCGAAACGACGTCGCCATGACCGGTGAGATCACCCTCCACGGGAACATCCTGGGGATCGGCGGAGTGGCACCCAAGATCGCGGCGGCCCGGGATGCGGGCGCCCGCGTCGTGATCCTCCCCAAGGAGAACGAGCGGGAGGTGCGCGAGCTCCCCGCCGACGTCTGCCGCGGCGTGCAGTTGGTGTTCGTCGAGAAGGCGGAAGAAGCGCTGAAGGAGGTTCTCGTTTGA
- a CDS encoding PglZ domain-containing protein, with the protein MRPSQWARDRTEALARHHKLVWVEDPYQMLEESELGELRKVLEPTGRRVVCVDNAFRLREALDGLGGDARAAKAVIVDQSYTIRDPHLLPKDAKPSDLRPLPAPDWKPCVAADAFFRPNIREFLMSMTGFEDWPVQVNIYPYEKLARERPAALVKAYETFRRMGRALTDSDLVVVGASAVLGVDLFDITSPVIALELAFHSQDGWQAVEELFNPAEQEIVRRHLRSLPRPLGDLFGEHAETARLALVSLLLLRQHFEEPGKQLPFLSPALGSYRDCDVLPSVDAPSWFSESEVPRFEQACGDEFLRHIRDTLDLGSPEKARTFAQRERLSRKLRSLVPFEVQAPESVHESGGEDFRLDQLVPEFLHLKKELETIIHATKGVIEGLRLSPLKNQTARQLIQIFIDRGFHRVDRIVGRLESLIYFIEGPARHQWRSVTGFEARWSKEQRACRDTMALAGRLRDELDLAFGKLLEARYAEIVPSEVLTTDLFYEKFIAPRRRTSGGGMRKAVVLVVDSMRVDIWRELLRPALERDYEVEESFGFALLPSETHVSRRSFFAGLPPASTPSSGSESELFAQLLSTVHGSAITFEELPRRRPGMRFGVRTRDQSVHAAVFDFPDALSHEVDWDPHTLQEGQRHLIREIRALLADIGPEAMVFITADHGHILQQRGAPVNLRDADDVGYRSAYVTSRVEGHDAARVFQIPARDLRHGSPGWFVFPRPGHALRDGSDASRRFRPSANYRHGGISLFEVVVPLIRLKHRTAKAQVRLVAHAAGAFEVGVASVIELSVSADGILSSPVSLAAAQPAVESTVVTGVTTTPQTVKLRYVPGAPGKHTLQLTALLAGDKVGETSIEVDVAPARAKVDVARAKLARLFGDT; encoded by the coding sequence ATGCGTCCGTCACAGTGGGCCAGGGATCGTACCGAAGCGCTCGCCCGACACCACAAGCTGGTGTGGGTCGAGGATCCGTACCAGATGCTCGAGGAGTCCGAGCTCGGCGAATTGCGCAAGGTGCTCGAGCCGACGGGCCGCCGGGTGGTGTGCGTCGACAACGCCTTCCGTCTCCGCGAGGCCCTGGACGGCCTGGGGGGAGACGCACGCGCGGCCAAGGCCGTCATCGTGGATCAGTCCTATACGATCCGTGATCCGCACCTGTTGCCGAAGGACGCGAAGCCCTCGGACCTGAGGCCACTTCCCGCTCCCGACTGGAAACCGTGCGTCGCGGCCGATGCGTTCTTCCGGCCGAACATCCGTGAGTTCCTCATGTCGATGACGGGCTTCGAGGACTGGCCCGTTCAGGTCAACATCTACCCGTATGAGAAGCTCGCCCGGGAGCGGCCGGCCGCGCTCGTCAAGGCGTACGAGACGTTCCGCCGCATGGGGCGTGCCCTCACCGACAGCGATCTCGTCGTCGTCGGTGCGAGCGCCGTGCTCGGTGTGGACCTGTTCGACATCACGAGCCCGGTGATTGCCCTGGAGCTCGCGTTCCATTCGCAGGACGGATGGCAGGCCGTCGAGGAACTCTTCAACCCGGCCGAGCAGGAGATCGTCCGGCGGCATCTCCGCTCGCTGCCGCGTCCGCTCGGAGACCTCTTCGGTGAGCACGCGGAGACGGCCCGCCTGGCGCTGGTCTCACTGCTCCTGCTGCGCCAGCACTTCGAGGAGCCCGGGAAGCAGCTGCCCTTCCTCTCCCCCGCGCTCGGGTCATACCGGGACTGCGACGTGCTTCCGAGCGTCGACGCCCCCTCCTGGTTCTCCGAGAGCGAGGTTCCGCGTTTCGAGCAGGCCTGCGGCGATGAGTTCCTGCGCCACATCCGCGACACCTTGGACCTCGGCTCGCCGGAGAAGGCCAGGACGTTTGCCCAGCGCGAGCGCCTCTCCCGGAAGCTGCGCTCACTGGTCCCGTTCGAGGTGCAGGCGCCAGAATCCGTGCACGAATCCGGCGGCGAGGACTTCCGGCTCGATCAGCTCGTGCCGGAGTTCCTGCACCTCAAGAAGGAGCTCGAGACGATCATCCATGCCACCAAGGGGGTGATCGAGGGACTCCGGCTGTCTCCGCTGAAGAACCAGACCGCGAGGCAGTTGATCCAGATCTTCATCGACCGGGGATTTCATCGGGTCGATCGGATCGTCGGCCGTCTCGAGAGCCTGATCTACTTCATCGAAGGTCCCGCGCGGCACCAATGGCGGAGCGTGACGGGCTTCGAGGCGCGTTGGTCGAAGGAGCAGCGTGCGTGTCGTGACACGATGGCGCTCGCCGGGCGACTGCGTGACGAGCTCGACCTCGCGTTCGGCAAGCTGCTCGAGGCGCGGTACGCGGAGATCGTTCCATCCGAGGTGCTCACGACGGACCTCTTCTACGAGAAGTTCATCGCTCCTCGGCGTCGAACGAGCGGCGGGGGGATGCGCAAGGCGGTCGTCCTCGTCGTCGACAGCATGCGGGTGGACATCTGGCGTGAGCTGCTGCGCCCCGCGCTCGAACGGGACTACGAGGTCGAGGAGTCGTTCGGCTTCGCGCTACTGCCCTCCGAGACGCACGTGTCGCGGCGCTCCTTCTTCGCGGGCTTGCCTCCCGCGTCGACGCCGTCGTCGGGGAGTGAGTCGGAGCTCTTCGCACAGCTGCTCTCCACCGTGCATGGGTCCGCCATCACCTTCGAGGAACTTCCTCGCCGCCGCCCCGGAATGCGCTTTGGCGTGCGGACTCGCGACCAGTCCGTCCACGCGGCGGTCTTCGACTTTCCCGACGCCCTGTCTCACGAGGTCGATTGGGATCCCCACACGCTGCAAGAGGGGCAGCGCCATCTGATTCGGGAGATCCGCGCGTTGCTCGCGGACATCGGCCCCGAGGCGATGGTGTTCATCACGGCGGACCACGGTCATATCCTGCAGCAACGCGGAGCTCCGGTGAATCTGCGGGACGCGGACGATGTGGGCTATCGCTCCGCGTACGTCACGTCGCGTGTCGAGGGACATGACGCGGCCAGGGTCTTCCAGATTCCGGCGCGTGACCTCCGGCACGGCAGCCCCGGCTGGTTCGTCTTCCCGCGTCCAGGCCACGCGCTGCGCGATGGCTCGGATGCGTCCCGCAGGTTCCGCCCGAGCGCGAATTACCGGCACGGTGGCATCAGCCTGTTCGAGGTCGTGGTACCGCTCATCAGGCTGAAACACCGCACGGCCAAGGCGCAGGTACGCCTCGTCGCCCACGCGGCGGGGGCGTTCGAGGTCGGAGTCGCGTCGGTCATCGAGCTCAGTGTCTCGGCCGATGGGATCCTGTCGTCCCCCGTGTCGCTTGCCGCGGCTCAACCCGCGGTGGAATCCACCGTCGTCACGGGGGTCACGACGACGCCCCAGACCGTGAAGCTCCGGTATGTGCCGGGTGCGCCAGGCAAGCACACGCTTCAACTCACGGCGCTCCTCGCGGGTGACAAGGTCGGTGAGACGAGCATCGAAGTCGATGTCGCGCCCGCCAGGGCCAAGGTCGATGTGGCCAGGGCGAAGCTCGCCAGGCTCTTTGGAGATACGTGA
- a CDS encoding imm11 family protein, with translation MAAVFAELASGDVQLIPVEVEGQSEPYFLLNITRVVKCIDDEASDEVRYVTPEHGLPDQLGEYRSVIGMRIDPSKVGDAQVFRTWGWVAMVVSEAIKVALEELGATGPKFKEVTGPSTISAEERARDRKSRELLETAATAREAAWRTLGTLDEEVFMPIAMSDSWPGHRQLWRVIRREAGRTLLVTHGLSDPFIESLEPSVGFGLELALEVDASVKDISKGWPLLLLNRVADEVAEHEKVREGVKAGLFSMEVSGKGLPRSLVTEDGRVAVLLGVESRTLPRHFSTPYGEVKLVTVKALLPSELEYLLEHGAEGQAELARRFAENGEEHLSRLRRKPVA, from the coding sequence GTGGCGGCCGTGTTCGCCGAGCTGGCTTCCGGCGATGTGCAGCTCATTCCGGTCGAGGTGGAGGGACAGAGCGAGCCATACTTCCTTCTCAACATCACGCGTGTCGTGAAGTGCATCGACGACGAGGCTTCCGACGAGGTGCGCTACGTGACACCGGAGCATGGCTTGCCGGACCAACTCGGAGAGTACCGCTCCGTGATCGGCATGCGCATCGATCCCTCGAAGGTGGGCGATGCCCAGGTGTTCCGCACTTGGGGCTGGGTAGCCATGGTCGTCTCCGAGGCCATCAAGGTGGCCCTTGAAGAACTGGGCGCGACGGGGCCGAAGTTCAAAGAGGTCACCGGCCCCAGCACCATCAGCGCGGAGGAGCGAGCGAGGGACCGGAAAAGCCGCGAGCTGCTGGAGACGGCGGCCACCGCTCGTGAGGCGGCCTGGCGCACCCTGGGCACGCTGGACGAGGAGGTCTTCATGCCCATCGCCATGAGCGATTCGTGGCCGGGTCACCGGCAGCTCTGGCGCGTCATCCGTCGCGAGGCAGGGCGCACCCTGCTCGTGACGCACGGGCTCTCGGACCCGTTCATCGAGAGTCTGGAGCCCTCCGTGGGCTTTGGCCTGGAGCTCGCCCTGGAGGTGGACGCGTCCGTGAAGGACATTTCGAAGGGCTGGCCCCTGCTGCTGCTGAACCGCGTGGCGGATGAAGTCGCCGAGCACGAGAAGGTGCGCGAGGGGGTGAAGGCGGGCCTCTTCTCCATGGAGGTGTCCGGCAAGGGCCTGCCCAGGTCCCTCGTCACCGAGGATGGCAGGGTGGCTGTGCTACTGGGCGTGGAGTCGCGCACGCTGCCGAGGCACTTCTCCACACCGTATGGGGAGGTGAAGCTCGTCACCGTCAAGGCGTTGCTGCCCTCGGAGCTGGAGTACCTGCTGGAGCACGGCGCGGAGGGCCAGGCCGAACTGGCGCGGCGGTTCGCGGAGAACGGCGAGGAGCACTTGTCGCGTCTCAGAAGGAAGCCCGTGGCGTAG
- a CDS encoding AHH domain-containing protein produces the protein MSTRPVGSRLAGTRQRPWLGAWVLIVLFLNAACATGVSRGGMLVGFHYRPLTPRFHEDARPSTAEAEEGEAADERVHLFLPTRFGAVQVSDFELNDALATLVLNMPLRVADSHFPLYLHRKLALASASLTSEEWRTPLARSYGSFCERQGTPGDCLGLFKDGPGLDGEDKRDLALALSVNVALESRDAELRGMFSTTQLWTTLSLTIIGYLALVAAPEPVSKCVAGALALLMWGYLGWELFDLVRAWFKLWEEAAEASTFAELREAGDRFGKVIGPNSVRILLLLGTAAVGETAALVSKAPKLPGFAKAAGALESHAGIRDVLTAAQEADKVKVAVAEGTFSVVLPANVVSMAARGSPARVGPPKKKPEVHHIATVENEKSTLRGGPWTKRFKPIFDKAGMSMEDPANKVQLPGHYGPHPEEYHQAVFDDLDMATKDSVTQQECARALRKVLGELAAEITRKGSRLNRLLTE, from the coding sequence GTGTCCACCCGTCCCGTTGGTTCGCGCCTGGCAGGCACGCGGCAGCGCCCCTGGTTGGGTGCTTGGGTCCTCATCGTCCTCTTCCTCAACGCCGCATGCGCCACGGGCGTTTCTCGGGGCGGGATGCTGGTGGGTTTCCATTACCGGCCCCTGACACCCCGTTTCCACGAAGACGCCCGGCCTTCCACGGCCGAGGCGGAGGAGGGCGAGGCCGCGGACGAGCGGGTTCACCTCTTCCTGCCCACCCGATTCGGGGCGGTGCAGGTGAGCGATTTCGAGCTCAACGACGCCCTGGCCACCCTGGTGCTGAACATGCCGCTGCGGGTGGCCGACTCCCATTTTCCGCTCTACCTCCACCGGAAGCTGGCGCTGGCCTCCGCCTCGCTCACGAGCGAGGAGTGGCGCACGCCCTTGGCGCGCTCCTACGGGAGCTTCTGCGAGCGGCAAGGCACGCCGGGCGACTGCCTCGGGTTGTTCAAGGACGGGCCGGGCCTGGATGGTGAGGACAAGCGCGACCTGGCCCTGGCGCTCTCCGTGAATGTGGCGCTGGAGTCCCGGGACGCGGAGCTGCGCGGCATGTTCTCCACGACGCAGCTGTGGACGACGCTGAGCCTCACCATCATTGGATACCTCGCCCTGGTTGCGGCACCCGAGCCCGTTTCTAAATGCGTGGCCGGCGCACTGGCCCTGCTCATGTGGGGCTACCTGGGCTGGGAGCTCTTCGACCTGGTGCGGGCCTGGTTCAAGCTCTGGGAGGAGGCGGCGGAGGCCAGCACGTTCGCGGAGCTGCGCGAGGCGGGAGACCGCTTCGGCAAGGTCATCGGGCCCAACAGCGTGCGGATTCTCCTCCTGTTGGGAACGGCGGCGGTGGGGGAGACGGCGGCGCTGGTGTCCAAGGCCCCGAAGCTGCCGGGCTTCGCGAAAGCCGCCGGTGCGCTCGAGTCCCATGCCGGCATCCGAGACGTGCTCACGGCCGCGCAGGAGGCGGACAAGGTGAAGGTCGCCGTGGCCGAGGGCACCTTCAGTGTCGTCCTGCCCGCCAACGTCGTGAGCATGGCCGCGAGGGGCTCTCCGGCTCGCGTGGGCCCGCCGAAGAAGAAGCCGGAGGTGCACCACATCGCCACCGTCGAGAACGAGAAGTCCACGTTGCGCGGCGGGCCCTGGACGAAGAGGTTCAAGCCAATCTTCGACAAGGCGGGCATGTCGATGGAGGACCCGGCCAACAAGGTCCAACTCCCCGGGCACTATGGACCTCATCCTGAGGAGTACCATCAAGCCGTCTTTGACGACTTGGACATGGCGACGAAAGACAGTGTCACTCAGCAGGAGTGCGCGCGTGCATTGCGGAAAGTGCTTGGGGAGCTGGCTGCGGAGATAACCAGGAAGGGAAGCCGGCTCAATAGGCTACTGACCGAATGA
- a CDS encoding helix-turn-helix domain-containing protein — protein sequence MDEKLRHALGSAARAARLRLGLTQAEVARKVRLKSGVYGRVERGAMVPSVPTLRRICETLGISSDALLSLGAQAHETTAPAPPPAAGEHPELSRIIHILHGWPPERLALLRKLLETADSQLSDVS from the coding sequence ATGGACGAGAAGCTGCGACACGCCCTGGGGAGCGCGGCCCGGGCTGCTCGCCTGCGGCTGGGCCTCACGCAGGCGGAGGTGGCCAGGAAGGTGCGCCTGAAGTCCGGCGTCTACGGCCGGGTCGAGCGGGGCGCGATGGTGCCCAGCGTGCCCACGCTGCGGCGCATTTGCGAGACCCTGGGCATCTCCTCGGATGCGCTCCTGTCCCTGGGTGCGCAGGCCCACGAGACAACGGCACCGGCCCCTCCGCCCGCGGCCGGCGAGCACCCGGAGCTCAGCCGCATCATCCACATCTTGCACGGCTGGCCCCCGGAGAGGTTGGCGCTCCTGCGCAAGCTGCTGGAGACGGCCGACTCCCAACTCTCGGACGTGAGCTAA